The Paramixta manurensis region GAAGAGATCGCGCCGCGTCGACATCATCTGACCGAACTTAATCCATACCGGCCCCAGTTGTTCCAGCGCAAGGCGCAAACGCGCTCCCAGCGCCTCATCCCGATGGCGGTTCGGCATCCAAAATATGCAGCGCCGCCACAGGCGCAGCGGCAACGTAATACGCCGGCGAGGAATCAGCTCATCAAGCCCGTAGCTCAAAAATATCTTAATAATGAAGTAAAGACGGCGAATTTCTCCCGGCGTCATTTCGCCTCCAGCCTGGCTAATCTATCGCTTAACGCATCAAGAGAACGCGTTAGCGCATCGACCTCTTCAGCAAACCACGCCAACTCCAGCGCGCCTGGCGCCACTCGCCACTCCTCAGTTAACACTTGAGAGAGGTGTTGCTGTTTATGCCGCAGGTTACCGCGCACCAAGCCGATACCACGCCGGGCCGCCTGGCTCACACCTTGCGCGGCAATATCCCCGATCCAGGGAGCGAGATACTCGGCGGGATCTAACTCGGCTAAATCCATCAGTGCGGAAAATTGCTGAACGACCTGAAGATCGCCCTCCACTTCCAGTTCACCGCGGCGAATTAACCCGGTCAATTGCTGACGATCACGCAGTTTAGGCAACACTGACAACCGTGTTTTCACCGTGCAATCCGCGTCACCCTGCCAGTCACCCACTACATCCACCTGATTTTCACTAAAAACCAAGGTTAACACCGAGGAGAGCTCATGCAGTTGAACGGACAGTACTTTGCCATTCAGACGTTGACGCGCTGCCTTTAAGCCACGGTCGCGATACAAAATATGGTTAAGCGCAGTCTCCAGACCGGCAGTTAACAACGGCGTTAAAGTCATTCGCATTCCTGCTTAAAACTTAAATCCACGATGCAGCGCAACTATGCCACCCGTCAGATTGTAATAGCTGGTATTTTCAAAACCGGCATCGGCCATCATCGACTTGAGCGTTTCCTGATCGGGATGCATACGAATGGACTCCGCGAGATAGCGATAGCTCTCCGCATCCTGCGCCACCAGCTCGCCAATACGCGGCAAAATATGAAACGAGTAGGCGTCATACGCCTTATTCAGCGGCTCAAGCAGCGGCTTAGAGAACTCCAGCACCAGCAAACGGCCACCGGGTTTCAGCACCCGAAACATGGAGGCCAGCGCCTTCTCTTTTTCCGTTACGTTACGCAGCCCGAACGAGATGGTGATGCAATCGAAATAGTTATCCGGGAACGGTAAGGCTTCGGCGTTCGCCTGCACATAGCTGACATTGCCCACCACGCCATTATTGCGTAGCTTCTCGCGGCCCATTTTCAGCATTGAGCTGTTTATATCCGCCAGTACCACCTGCCCGGTATCGCCAACCAGACGCGAAAACTTCGCAGTGAGATCGCCGGTACCACCGGCCAAATCCAGGACACGCTGCCCACGGCGCACGCCGCTACAATCAATGGTAAAACGCTTCCAGATACGGTGAATGCCGAACGACATCAAATCATTCATCACGTCATATTTCGCCGCGACGGAATGGAAAACACCCGCCACCATCTCCGCTTTTTCGCTTTTCGCTACGGTACGAAAACCGAAATGGGTTGTTTCCTGCGATTCATCTGCCATGTGTTTTGCCTGCTCCACAATCAAGTATCCCGGAAGTGTATCAGAGTCACGGTAGTCAGGCACGTTACCCCTCGGTTATTCATTGATACGGCGCAACAGATCGCTTGCCACGGGGGGTAGCGTTTCGTCATCACCAT contains the following coding sequences:
- the ubiJ gene encoding ubiquinone biosynthesis protein UbiJ, whose translation is MTLTPLLTAGLETALNHILYRDRGLKAARQRLNGKVLSVQLHELSSVLTLVFSENQVDVVGDWQGDADCTVKTRLSVLPKLRDRQQLTGLIRRGELEVEGDLQVVQQFSALMDLAELDPAEYLAPWIGDIAAQGVSQAARRGIGLVRGNLRHKQQHLSQVLTEEWRVAPGALELAWFAEEVDALTRSLDALSDRLARLEAK
- the ubiE gene encoding bifunctional demethylmenaquinone methyltransferase/2-methoxy-6-polyprenyl-1,4-benzoquinol methylase UbiE, with product MADESQETTHFGFRTVAKSEKAEMVAGVFHSVAAKYDVMNDLMSFGIHRIWKRFTIDCSGVRRGQRVLDLAGGTGDLTAKFSRLVGDTGQVVLADINSSMLKMGREKLRNNGVVGNVSYVQANAEALPFPDNYFDCITISFGLRNVTEKEKALASMFRVLKPGGRLLVLEFSKPLLEPLNKAYDAYSFHILPRIGELVAQDAESYRYLAESIRMHPDQETLKSMMADAGFENTSYYNLTGGIVALHRGFKF